GGCAATGTGGACGCGACGACCATCACTCGGACGGTGTTCGTAAACTGAGGTCCGTGCTTTCCCGAATCGATCTGCGCGGCGCGGCGTTGTCCGACCTGGACGCCCGCGGCCTGCGCGCCACCTTGCCCCGTGCCGAGTTCGACGTCGAGGCCGCGCTGGACGCGCTGCGACCGATCTGCGAGCACGTCGAGCATGGGGGAGAGCAGGCGCTGCTGGAGCTGGGGGAGAAGTTCGACGGGGTGCGCCCGCCGTCGCTGCGGGTGCCGCAGGAGGTGCTCGACGCCGCCCTCGCCGACCTCGACCCGGCGGTGCGTGCCGCGCTCGAGGAGTCGATCCGGCGTGCGCGCCTCGTGCACTCCGATCAGCGTCGGCAGACGGTGACCACCCAGGTCGCCCCGGGCGGCAGCGTGACCGAGAAGTGGATCCCGGTCGACCGCGTTGGGCTTTATGTGCCCGGCGGCAAGGCCGTCTACCCCAGCAGCGTCGTGATGAACGTCGTTCCGGCACAGCTCGCCGAGGTCGGGTCGATCGCGGTCGCCAGCCCGCCGCAGCGGGACAACGGCGGCTACCCGCACCCTACGATCCTCGCCGCCTGCGCCCTGCTGGGTGTCGACGAGGTCTACGCCGCCGGCGGCGCCCAGGCCGTGGCGATGTTCGCGTACGGCGCCCGCGACGCCGACGGTGCCACCGTGTGCGAGCCGGCAACCCTGGTGACCGGCCCGGGCAACATCTACGTCGCCGCGGCCAAGCGCCTGCTCAAGGGGCTGATCGGCATCGACGCCGAGGCCGGCCCCACCGAGATCGCGATCCTGGCCGACGGCACGGCAGACCCCGAGTTGGTGGCGGCCGACCTCATCAGTCAGGCCGAGCACGACGAACTCGCCGCCTCGGTGCTCGTCACCGATTCGACCGAGTTGGCCGACGCCGTCGATGTCGCGCTGGCGCGGCGTGCTGCCGCCACGAAGCACCACGAGCGGGTCGACGTCGCGCTGCGCGGTCGCCAGTCGGGCACGGTGCTCGTCGACGACGTCGACGCGGGCCTGCGGGTCGTCGACGCCTACGCCGCCGAGCACCTCGAGATCCAGACCGCCGACGCTGCGGCTGTGGCCGCCCGGGTGCGCAACGCAGGTGCGATCTTCGTCGGCTCGTTCGCCCCGGTGAGCCTCGGCGACTACGCCGCCGGCTCCAACCACGTGCTGCCCACCGGTGGATGCGCCTGCCACTCCAGCGGCCTGTCGGTGCAGTCGTTCCTGCGCGGTGTGCACATCGTCGACTACTCACGCGACGCTCTCGCGGAGGTCGCTGACACCGTTGTCACGCTTGCGAATTCGGAAGATCTTCCGGCGCACGGCGAGGCCGTCACCGCGCGTTTCGAGGGCGACCGATGAGCGAGTTGCAGCGCCTGTTGCGCGAAGATCTGCGCGGTCGCACCGCCTACGGTGCCCCGCAACTCGAGGTGCCGGTCGCGCTCAACACCAACGAGTCGTCGTACGGCGTGCCGGCCGACGTGGTCGCCGCCATCGTCGAGCGCGTCGAGGCCGTCGCGGGGTCGCTGAACCGGTACCCCGACCGCGAGTTCACGACGCTGCGCGCCGACCTCGCCGAGTACCTCACGACCACCACCGGCGTCGATGTGCCGGTCGAGCAGGTCTGGGCCGGCAACGGTTCGAACGAGGTGCTGCAGCACATCGTGCAGGCCTTCGGTGGGCCTGGCCGGATCGCGCTCGGTTTCACCCCCTCCTACTCGATGCACCCGATCATCTCCCGGGTGGCCGGCACCACCTGGGTCGACGGTCTGCGCAGCGCCGACCCGTCCGACCCTGCCCAGCCTGCCGACCGGGCCGCGCGTCCGGCTCAGACCCGGTTCGACGTCGACACCGACCTCGCCGTTGCGCAGTGCCGGGAGCACGACCCGCACGTGGTGTTCCTGACCTCACCCAACAACCCGACCGGCACGGCACTCGACCTCTCGGTGGTCGAGGCGGTCTACGAGGCGGCGCCCGACGCGATCGTCGTGGTTGACGAGGCCTACGCCGAATTCGCGCGGCCGGGCACACCGAGCGCGCTCACCCTGCTGGCCGGACGCCCGCGCCTGGTCGTCACCCGCACCATGTCGAAGGCCTTCGCGTTCGCAGGTGTGCGGCTCGGTTACCTGGCGGCCGACCCCGAACTCGTCGACATCCTGCGACTCGTGCGCATGCCCTACCACCTGTCGTCGGTGACCCAGGCCGTCGCCTGCGCCGCACTGGAGCACCGCACCGCGATGCTCGCGATGGTCGAGGCGATCAAGGCCGAGCGCGACCGCCTCGTCGACGGATGCGCCGCGCTCGGGCTCGACCCGGTGCCCAGCGACGCCAACTTCGTGCTCGTCGGCGGGTTCGACGACGCCGCCGCGACCTGGCAGGCTCTGCTCGACCAGGGCGTGCTCGTGCGCGACGTCGGCATTGCGCACCACCTGCGCATCACCGCCGGCACACCGTCCGAGACCGACGCCGTCCTGGCCGCGCTCGCCGCCGTCCAGACCGCCACACCCCGTCAGGAGACCGCATGACTTCGGTTCAGGCGCAACCGTATTCGCCGCAGCCCAATCGTGTTGCCGAGTTGTCCCGCAAGACCTCCGAGAGCTCGGTGGAGGTGCGTGTCGACCTCGACGGCACCGGCCGCGCCGACATCTCGACCGGCGTGCGGTTCTACGACCACATGCTCGAGAGCCTGGCGAAGCACTCGCTCATCGACCTCACCGTGAAGACCGTCGGCGATGTCGACGTCGACGCCCACCACAGCGTCGAGGACACCGCGATCCTGCTCGGTCAGGCGGTGCGCGAGGCGCTGGGCGACAAGACCGGCATCAGCCGGTTCGGCGACGCCACGGTGCCGCTCGACGAGGCGCTCGTGCA
This genomic stretch from Calidifontibacter indicus harbors:
- the hisB gene encoding imidazoleglycerol-phosphate dehydratase HisB encodes the protein MTSVQAQPYSPQPNRVAELSRKTSESSVEVRVDLDGTGRADISTGVRFYDHMLESLAKHSLIDLTVKTVGDVDVDAHHSVEDTAILLGQAVREALGDKTGISRFGDATVPLDEALVQAVVDVAGRPYFVHEGEPEGQIYAIIGGNYTGSLTRHVLESFAYHAGIALHVRVLSGRDPHHIVETQFKAVARALRAAVARDPRVQGVPSAKGVL
- a CDS encoding histidinol-phosphate transaminase; this translates as MSELQRLLREDLRGRTAYGAPQLEVPVALNTNESSYGVPADVVAAIVERVEAVAGSLNRYPDREFTTLRADLAEYLTTTTGVDVPVEQVWAGNGSNEVLQHIVQAFGGPGRIALGFTPSYSMHPIISRVAGTTWVDGLRSADPSDPAQPADRAARPAQTRFDVDTDLAVAQCREHDPHVVFLTSPNNPTGTALDLSVVEAVYEAAPDAIVVVDEAYAEFARPGTPSALTLLAGRPRLVVTRTMSKAFAFAGVRLGYLAADPELVDILRLVRMPYHLSSVTQAVACAALEHRTAMLAMVEAIKAERDRLVDGCAALGLDPVPSDANFVLVGGFDDAAATWQALLDQGVLVRDVGIAHHLRITAGTPSETDAVLAALAAVQTATPRQETA
- the hisD gene encoding histidinol dehydrogenase — protein: MLSRIDLRGAALSDLDARGLRATLPRAEFDVEAALDALRPICEHVEHGGEQALLELGEKFDGVRPPSLRVPQEVLDAALADLDPAVRAALEESIRRARLVHSDQRRQTVTTQVAPGGSVTEKWIPVDRVGLYVPGGKAVYPSSVVMNVVPAQLAEVGSIAVASPPQRDNGGYPHPTILAACALLGVDEVYAAGGAQAVAMFAYGARDADGATVCEPATLVTGPGNIYVAAAKRLLKGLIGIDAEAGPTEIAILADGTADPELVAADLISQAEHDELAASVLVTDSTELADAVDVALARRAAATKHHERVDVALRGRQSGTVLVDDVDAGLRVVDAYAAEHLEIQTADAAAVAARVRNAGAIFVGSFAPVSLGDYAAGSNHVLPTGGCACHSSGLSVQSFLRGVHIVDYSRDALAEVADTVVTLANSEDLPAHGEAVTARFEGDR